In Hamadaea flava, a genomic segment contains:
- a CDS encoding RNA polymerase sigma factor, whose protein sequence is MTEARQIGADVRSLTDALLAQAAEAGGQLTQAEIARSVEAAEVTPTQAKKLLRALFEAGVTVVADGRTAKAPAKKVAAARSATPASKATTAKATPAKPAERAAPKPAGKTPAQGGPIDGDAAEAAVEPIEKAAAKKAAAPAAKKAAPAKKAVPAKKAAPKAEGDADEPAKKAAAAKKAAPAKKAADGKAEKAPGEEPDAADLEVEDLTAEIEDVVVDEPVEMAQAAAADAAAADDFDWDAEESEALKQARKDAELTASADSVRAYLKQIGKVPLLNAEQEVELAKRIEAGLYAAERLRAADEGELTLTRDMQRDLLWISRDGDRAKNHLLEANLRLVVSLAKRYTGRGMAFLDLIQEGNLGLIRAVEKFDYTKGYKFSTYATWWIRQAITRAMADQARTIRIPVHMVEVINKLGRIQRELLQDLGREPTPEELAKEMDITPEKVLEIQQYAREPISLDQTIGDEGDSQLGDFIEDSEAVVAVDAVSFSLLQDQLQQVLQTLSEREAGVVRLRFGLTDGQPRTLDEIGQVYGVTRERIRQIESKTMSKLRHPSRSQVLRDYLD, encoded by the coding sequence GTGACAGAAGCCCGCCAGATCGGCGCCGACGTACGCTCGCTCACCGACGCTCTCCTCGCCCAGGCCGCCGAGGCCGGTGGCCAGTTGACGCAGGCTGAGATCGCGCGTTCCGTCGAAGCCGCCGAGGTGACCCCGACTCAGGCCAAGAAGCTGTTGCGCGCCCTCTTCGAGGCGGGCGTGACAGTGGTGGCCGACGGGCGGACCGCCAAGGCTCCCGCGAAGAAGGTCGCGGCCGCGCGTTCGGCGACCCCGGCCTCCAAAGCGACCACGGCCAAGGCGACGCCCGCCAAACCCGCTGAGCGGGCCGCTCCGAAGCCGGCAGGCAAGACGCCGGCCCAAGGTGGCCCCATCGACGGCGACGCCGCTGAGGCGGCCGTCGAGCCGATAGAGAAGGCTGCCGCCAAGAAGGCCGCGGCCCCGGCGGCGAAGAAGGCCGCTCCCGCCAAGAAGGCCGTGCCTGCGAAGAAGGCCGCGCCGAAGGCGGAGGGCGACGCTGACGAGCCCGCCAAGAAGGCCGCCGCGGCGAAGAAGGCCGCACCGGCCAAGAAGGCCGCCGACGGCAAGGCCGAGAAGGCTCCGGGCGAGGAGCCCGACGCCGCGGACCTGGAGGTCGAGGACCTCACGGCCGAGATCGAGGACGTCGTGGTCGACGAGCCGGTCGAGATGGCCCAGGCCGCCGCGGCGGACGCGGCCGCCGCCGACGACTTCGACTGGGACGCCGAGGAGTCCGAGGCGCTCAAACAGGCCCGCAAGGACGCCGAGCTGACCGCTTCGGCCGACTCCGTCCGGGCGTACCTGAAGCAGATCGGCAAGGTCCCGCTGCTGAACGCCGAGCAGGAGGTGGAGCTGGCCAAGCGGATCGAGGCCGGGCTCTACGCCGCGGAGCGGCTGCGGGCTGCCGACGAGGGCGAGCTGACGCTCACCCGGGACATGCAGCGCGACCTGCTCTGGATCTCGCGTGACGGCGACCGGGCCAAGAACCACCTGCTGGAGGCCAACCTCCGGCTCGTGGTCAGCCTCGCCAAGCGCTATACGGGCCGGGGGATGGCGTTCCTGGATCTGATCCAGGAGGGCAACCTGGGTCTGATCCGGGCGGTGGAGAAGTTCGACTACACCAAGGGTTACAAGTTCTCGACGTACGCCACCTGGTGGATCCGGCAGGCGATCACGCGGGCGATGGCCGACCAGGCCCGCACGATCCGTATCCCGGTGCACATGGTCGAAGTGATCAACAAGCTCGGCCGCATACAGCGTGAGCTGTTGCAGGACCTGGGTCGCGAGCCCACTCCGGAGGAGCTCGCCAAGGAGATGGACATCACCCCGGAGAAGGTGCTGGAGATCCAGCAGTACGCCCGGGAGCCCATCTCGCTCGACCAGACGATCGGCGACGAGGGCGACAGCCAGCTCGGCGACTTCATCGAGGACTCCGAGGCGGTCGTAGCGGTCGACGCGGTCTCCTTCTCGCTGCTGCAGGACCAGCTCCAGCAGGTGCTGCAGACGCTCTCCGAGCGTGAGGCGGGTGTCGTACGGCTGCGCTTCGGCCTGACCGACGGCCAGCCTCGGACGCTGGACGAGATCGGCCAGGTCTACGGGGTGACCCGTGAGCGGATCCGGCAGATCGAGTCCAAGACCATGTCGAAGCTGCGGCACCCGTCGCGGTCGCAGGTCCTTCGCGACTATCTCGACTAG
- a CDS encoding DUF7455 domain-containing protein, with product MTATLTPPPETATAHDADERCDRCNAAGKLRIVLAGGGELVFCGHHANKYADDLVKITVDYTVEPDFTWRGSELIAKN from the coding sequence ATGACAGCGACCCTCACGCCGCCGCCGGAGACGGCGACAGCTCACGACGCCGATGAGCGCTGCGACCGCTGCAACGCGGCGGGCAAGCTGCGCATCGTGCTCGCCGGCGGGGGCGAATTGGTGTTCTGCGGGCACCACGCCAACAAGTACGCCGACGACCTGGTGAAGATCACGGTCGACTACACGGTCGAGCCGGACTTCACTTGGCGTGGCAGCGAGCTCATTGCGAAGAACTGA
- a CDS encoding DEAD/DEAH box helicase, with product MARLNPDPDTFPALRAWQRKALVEYLRRRSADFLAVATPGAGKTTFALRIAAELLADGTVERVTVVAPTEHLKTQWSQAAARVGIQLDSAFRNADGHASRDFHGVVVTYAQVGMAPMVHRRMTMTKQTLVILDEIHHAGDSRSWGDGVLQAFEPAERRLMLTGTPFRSDDNPIPFVEYVRDGADGLPRSRADSTYGYADALTDGVVRPVIFLAYSGETRWRTSAGDELAVRLGEPMTQDVIAQAWRTALDPGGDWMPQVLRAADARLQVKRAGGMPDAGGLVIASDQQTARAYAKLLERITGEKAVVVLSDDAGSSKRIADFAAGQERWLVAVRMVSEGVDIPRLAVGVYATSASTPLYFAQAIGRFVRARQQGETASVFLPSVPHLLGLASEMEMQRDHVLGAKNKREGFDDELLERAQQSEDASGELTKKIEALSATAELDQVIFDGATFGLPAQAGTPEEEEFLGLPGLLTPDQVAALLHKRQAEQVAAARRRSNAAATAAVAGGVPAQPRDMSAAERRLHLRRQLNALVAAHHHRTNLPHGKIHAELRRLCGGPPSAQATIEQLEERIATIQTMA from the coding sequence ATCGCTCGCCTGAACCCTGATCCGGACACCTTTCCCGCCCTACGGGCCTGGCAGCGCAAAGCTCTCGTCGAGTACCTCCGGCGGCGGTCGGCCGACTTCCTCGCGGTCGCGACGCCAGGTGCGGGAAAGACCACATTCGCGCTACGCATCGCGGCCGAACTCCTCGCCGACGGCACCGTCGAGCGGGTCACCGTGGTCGCCCCCACCGAGCACCTCAAGACCCAGTGGTCGCAGGCGGCCGCGCGGGTCGGCATCCAGCTCGACTCGGCGTTCCGCAACGCCGACGGGCACGCCTCCCGCGACTTCCATGGTGTGGTCGTGACCTACGCGCAGGTCGGCATGGCCCCGATGGTCCACCGCCGGATGACCATGACGAAGCAGACGCTGGTGATCCTCGACGAGATCCACCACGCCGGTGACTCCCGCAGCTGGGGCGACGGCGTACTGCAGGCCTTCGAGCCGGCCGAGCGGCGGCTGATGCTGACGGGCACCCCGTTCCGGTCCGACGACAATCCGATCCCGTTCGTGGAATACGTCCGCGACGGCGCGGACGGGTTGCCTCGCAGCCGGGCCGACTCCACCTACGGGTACGCCGACGCGCTGACCGACGGCGTCGTCCGCCCCGTCATCTTCCTGGCGTACTCGGGGGAGACTCGCTGGCGGACGAGTGCCGGCGACGAGCTCGCCGTCCGTCTCGGCGAACCGATGACACAGGACGTGATCGCGCAGGCCTGGCGGACCGCGCTGGACCCCGGCGGCGACTGGATGCCGCAGGTGCTGCGCGCCGCGGACGCCCGTCTTCAGGTCAAGCGGGCCGGTGGCATGCCCGACGCCGGCGGCCTCGTCATCGCCTCCGACCAGCAGACCGCTCGGGCGTACGCGAAACTGCTGGAACGGATCACCGGCGAGAAGGCCGTCGTCGTGCTTTCCGACGACGCCGGCTCCTCGAAGCGGATCGCGGACTTCGCCGCCGGTCAGGAGCGGTGGCTCGTCGCCGTCCGGATGGTCTCCGAGGGCGTCGACATCCCCCGGCTCGCCGTCGGGGTGTACGCCACCAGCGCCTCCACGCCGTTGTACTTCGCCCAGGCGATCGGCCGGTTCGTCCGGGCCCGGCAGCAGGGCGAGACCGCCAGCGTCTTCCTCCCCAGCGTCCCGCATCTGCTCGGACTGGCCTCCGAGATGGAGATGCAGCGCGACCACGTGCTCGGGGCCAAGAACAAGCGTGAGGGGTTCGACGACGAGCTGCTCGAACGGGCGCAGCAGAGCGAGGACGCCAGCGGTGAGCTGACGAAGAAGATCGAGGCGTTGTCCGCCACCGCCGAGCTGGATCAGGTGATCTTCGACGGGGCGACGTTCGGCCTCCCGGCCCAGGCCGGTACGCCGGAGGAGGAGGAGTTCTTGGGGCTCCCCGGTCTCCTCACGCCGGACCAGGTCGCTGCGCTGTTGCACAAGCGGCAGGCGGAGCAGGTGGCGGCCGCGCGACGGCGGTCGAACGCGGCGGCCACGGCCGCGGTGGCGGGCGGCGTACCGGCGCAGCCCCGGGACATGTCTGCCGCCGAGCGCCGCCTGCACCTGCGGCGGCAGCTGAACGCGTTGGTGGCGGCGCATCACCACCGGACGAACCTGCCGCACGGCAAGATCCACGCCGAGTTGCGGCGGCTCTGCGGCGGGCCGCCCAGTGCGCAGGCGACGATCGAACAGCTTGAGGAACGGATCGCCACTATCCAGACGATGGCCTGA
- a CDS encoding DUF3039 domain-containing protein produces the protein MSTTPETGTLIEERTDTDHRLVEEGDHERFSHYAPKDKIMAALIEGTPIRALCGKVWVPSRDPSRFPVCPECKEIYESLEE, from the coding sequence GTGAGTACGACCCCTGAGACCGGCACGCTCATCGAAGAGCGCACCGACACTGATCATCGCCTCGTCGAAGAGGGCGACCACGAGCGCTTCTCGCACTATGCGCCGAAGGACAAGATCATGGCTGCCCTGATCGAGGGCACCCCGATCAGAGCCCTGTGCGGGAAGGTGTGGGTTCCGTCTCGGGACCCGAGCCGCTTCCCGGTCTGCCCGGAGTGCAAGGAGATCTACGAGTCGCTTGAGGAGTGA